From the Arthrobacter sp. PM3 genome, one window contains:
- a CDS encoding NUDIX hydrolase, whose product MGMQFDTRPAAYAVIIRDAEILLAYWKQDGREGWTLPGGGLDLAEHPVDGCRREIEEETGYDAEIGAMLGIDVGHWPSEVRLDGGERDFQSLRLVYEATITGGDLRHEVNGSTTHAAWIPLDAVAGLNRVSLVDAGLRLYRERPLNGKLSG is encoded by the coding sequence ATGGGCATGCAATTCGACACCAGGCCCGCCGCCTATGCGGTGATCATCCGCGACGCCGAGATCCTCCTGGCGTATTGGAAGCAGGACGGACGCGAGGGCTGGACGCTGCCCGGCGGCGGCCTGGACCTGGCCGAGCACCCCGTGGACGGGTGCCGCCGGGAGATTGAGGAGGAAACCGGCTACGACGCCGAGATCGGCGCCATGCTGGGGATCGACGTCGGTCACTGGCCCTCCGAGGTCCGGCTCGACGGCGGCGAACGGGACTTCCAGTCGCTGCGGCTCGTCTACGAAGCCACGATCACGGGCGGGGACCTGCGCCACGAGGTCAACGGGAGCACCACCCACGCGGCCTGGATCCCGCTGGACGCCGTGGCCGGACTGAACCGGGTTTCGCTCGTGGACGCCGGACTGCGCCTGTACCGCGAGCGGCCGCTGAACGGAAAACTTTCCGGCTAG
- the rsgA gene encoding ribosome small subunit-dependent GTPase A, producing the protein MTHDTTTDTTTAGAPAGTPAGPVRYGYTAAVAERFAAHPVPGGSRPGRVIRVDRNRVLVADGGGTAHLPYPFGGELPATGDWVWIGRNTAGEPAIAGVLPRRSVLSRKRAFEASSEAQVLGANMDVVGIVVPVDRPLTHNRLERTLVAAWDSGAVPLVIITKADLANVADDVVGTVVRQAAGVDVVTTSAEHGDGLDALLAHLPPGGTLVLLGPSGAGKSTLINALVGFEAQETGAVRAGDGKGRHTTTSRELVPLPGGSVLMDTPGVRGFGLFDAEDGMEEMFGDLEELFGQCRFSDCAHDREPGCAVRAALADGVLDSRRWASYEKLQRELAALARRHDAAARRAYQREWHQKIAVAGKSQRSADRDRHENPGGRGGRGGGKDSRRRPR; encoded by the coding sequence ATCACTCACGACACCACTACTGACACCACTACCGCCGGCGCGCCTGCCGGCACCCCGGCCGGTCCCGTCCGGTATGGCTACACGGCGGCCGTCGCGGAGCGTTTCGCTGCCCATCCCGTGCCGGGAGGCAGCCGCCCCGGCCGCGTCATCCGTGTGGACCGCAACCGCGTCCTGGTCGCCGACGGCGGCGGGACCGCGCACCTGCCCTACCCTTTCGGCGGGGAACTGCCGGCCACCGGGGACTGGGTCTGGATCGGCCGGAACACGGCGGGGGAACCGGCGATCGCGGGCGTCCTGCCGCGCCGGTCGGTACTGAGCCGCAAGCGCGCCTTCGAGGCGTCCTCGGAAGCGCAGGTGCTCGGCGCCAACATGGACGTCGTCGGGATCGTTGTTCCGGTGGACCGTCCGCTCACGCACAACCGCCTGGAACGTACCCTCGTCGCGGCCTGGGACTCCGGTGCCGTCCCGCTGGTGATCATCACGAAGGCGGACCTCGCGAATGTGGCGGACGACGTCGTCGGGACCGTCGTGCGCCAGGCCGCCGGCGTCGACGTCGTCACCACGTCGGCCGAGCACGGCGACGGCCTCGATGCGCTGCTTGCGCATCTGCCGCCCGGCGGCACCCTGGTGCTGCTGGGCCCCTCGGGCGCCGGGAAGTCCACGCTGATCAACGCCCTCGTCGGGTTCGAGGCCCAGGAAACGGGAGCGGTCAGGGCCGGCGACGGCAAGGGGCGGCACACCACCACCTCCCGGGAACTGGTGCCGCTGCCCGGCGGATCGGTGCTGATGGACACTCCCGGAGTGCGGGGCTTTGGCCTTTTCGACGCCGAGGACGGCATGGAGGAGATGTTCGGAGACCTCGAGGAACTCTTCGGACAATGCCGCTTCTCCGACTGCGCGCACGACCGGGAGCCCGGTTGCGCGGTCCGGGCGGCGCTGGCCGACGGCGTCCTCGACAGCCGGCGCTGGGCCAGCTACGAGAAGCTGCAGCGCGAGCTTGCAGCCCTGGCGCGCCGGCACGACGCGGCTGCCCGGCGCGCGTACCAGCGCGAATGGCACCAGAAGATCGCGGTGGCGGGCAAGAGCCAGCGGTCGGCCGACCGGGACCGGCACGAAAACCCGGGCGGCCGTGGCGGCAGGGGCGGGGGCAAGGACAGCCGGCGGCGTCCGCGCTGA